The proteins below are encoded in one region of Ricinus communis isolate WT05 ecotype wild-type chromosome 6, ASM1957865v1, whole genome shotgun sequence:
- the LOC125370305 gene encoding dnaJ homolog subfamily C member 4-like, which yields MSVLVNHYSVLGLASAAGPNLTDEEISKAFKRMALRLHPDKNPRNPNAHSNFQRLLTSYNILKNPISRKEFDHLLQLQRQRQNQAQSCHHQTCNKRQREEQQQSSMKRPRHPMGPRMPSEPPKKPAFTMTEFFMEFDRIRKLVAEGGVHKVAVNEGYNHIRL from the coding sequence ATGTCTGTGTTGGTGAATCATTATAGTGTATTAGGCCTAGCATCTGCTGCAGGCCCTAACCTGACAGATGAAGAAATCTCCAAGGCTTTTAAGAGGATGGCGTTGAGGTTGCATCCTGATAAGAACCCTCGTAATCCCAATGCCCATTCCAATTTCCAGAGACTCCTTACCTCCTATAATATTCTGAAGAATCCGATTTCCCGCAAAGAGtttgatcatcttcttcaaCTTCAGCGTCAGCGTCAGAATCAGGCTCAGAGCTGTCATCATCAGACTTGCAACAAGCGACAGAGAGAGGAGCAGCAGCAGTCTTCCATGAAGCGTCCGAGACACCCCATGGGACCACGCATGCCGTCTGAGCCACCAAAGAAGCCTGCTTTCACAATGACAGAGTTCTTTATGGAATTTGATCGCATCCGTAAATTAGTTGCTGAAGGTGGTGTTCACAAAGTGGCGGTTAATGAAGGCTATAATCATATTAGACTTTAG
- the LOC8279067 gene encoding beta-ureidopropionase has protein sequence MEKSEKIETENNSIEDKTSKDGSICGYESLHHLLSANLKPHLFKEVSRLLQGVNCGRAVESIALPESAKSLSSEHEFDLQAFHFDADKELTREPRVVRVGLIQNSIALPTTAPLLDQKRAIFQKVKPIIDAAGSSGVNILCLQEAWMMPFAFCTREKSWCEFAEPVDGESTQFLLEYARKYNMVIISPILERDVNHGETLWNTAVVIGNHGNIIGKHRKNHIPRVGDFNESTYYMEGNTGHPVFETAYGKIAVNICYGRHHPLNWLAFGLNGAEIVFNPSATVGELSEPMWPIEARNAAIANSYFVGSINRVGTEIFPNPFTSGDGKPQHTDFGHFYGSSHFSAPDASCTPSLSRYKDGLLISDMDLNLCRQIKDKWGFRMTARYELYADTFDRYLKPDFEPQVVSDPLLHKRSL, from the exons ATGGAGAAAAGTGAAAAGATTGAAACAGAAAATAACAGTATTGAAGACAAAACATCTAAAGATGGTTCAATTTGTGGGTACGAGTCACTTCATCACCTACTCAGTGCCAATCTCAAGCCTCATCTTTTCAAG GAAGTTAGCCGTTTACTTCAAGGAGTGAACTGTGGGAGGGCAGTGGAATCTATTGCTCTTCCAGAATCTGCAAAGTCTCTATCTTCAGAACATGAATTTGACCTCCAG GCTTTTCATTTTGACGCTGACAAAGAGTTAACTAGAGAACCTCGAGTAGTTCGAGTAGGTCTTATTCAGAACTCTATAGCTCTTCCAACAACTGCCCCTCTTTTGGACCAAAAGAGGGCCATTTTTCAGAAAGTGAAGCCAATTATTGATGCTGCTGGTTCTTCAGGAGTGAACATATTATGCTTGCAA GAAGCATGGATGATGCCGTTTGCCTTCTGTACTAGGGAGAAGAGCTGGTGTGAATTTGCAGAGCCTGTAGATGGAGAATCAACACAATTTCTTCTGGAATATGCAAGAAAGTACAACATGGTCATTATAAGTCCAATTCTTGAAAGAGATGTTAATCATGGGGAGACTCTCTGGAACACTGCTGTTGTAATTGGAAATCATGGAAACATAATTGGCAAGCACCGGAAG AACCATATACCAAGAGTCGGTGATTTCAATGAAAGCACATATTATATGGAAGGAAATACTGGACATCCTGTGTTTGAGACTGCTTACGGAAAGATTGCTGTTAATATATGCTATGGACGGCACCATCCATTAAATTGGTTAGCATTTGGCTTAAATGGTGCGGAAATTGTTTTCAATCCTTCAGCCACTGTTGGTGAACTCAGTGAACCAATGTGGCCCATCGAG GCTCGTAATGCTGCAATAGCAAATAGTTACTTCGTTGGGTCTATCAATCGTGTCGGCACAGAGATATTCCCTAATCCATTCACTTCTGGTGATGGGAAGCCACAGCACACAGATTTTGGGCATTTCTATGGGTCTAGTCATTTTTCTGCACCAGATGCTTCTTGCACGCCCTCTCTTTCTCGTTACAAAGATGGCTTATTGATCTCAGATATGGACCTAAACCTGTGTAGACAGATTAAAGACAAATGGGGATTTCGAATGACTGCTCGCTACGAGTTATATGCTGATACATTTGACCGTTATTTGAAACCAGACTTTGAACCCCAAGTCGTCTCTGATCCATTGTTACATAAAAGGTCTTTGTAA
- the LOC8279070 gene encoding dnaJ homolog subfamily C member 4 — MALLVNHYSVLGLASAAGPNLTDEEISKAFKRMALKLHPDKNPRNPNAHSNFQRLLTSYNILKNPISRKEFDHLLQVQHQRQNQARSCHHQTCNKRQREEQQQSSMKRQRHPMGPRMPSEPPKKPAFTMTEFFMEFDRIRKLVAEGGVHKVAVNEGLVLRTHPVSVRIGI; from the exons ATGGCTTTGTTGGTGAATCATTATAGTGTGTTAGGCCTAGCATCTGCTGCAGGCCCTAACCTGACAGATGAAGAAATCTCCAAGGCTTTTAAGAGGATGGCGTTGAAGTTACATCCTGATAAGAACCCTCGTAATCCCAATGCCCATTCCAATTTCCAGAGACTCCTTACCTCCTATAATATTCTGAAGAATCCGATTTCCCGCAAAGAGtttgatcatcttcttcaagttCAGCATCAGCGTCAGAATCAGGCTCGGAGCTGTCATCATCAGACTTGCAACAAGCGACAGAGAGAGGAGCAGCAGCAGTCTTCCATGAAGCGTCAGAGACACCCCATGGGACCACGCATGCCGTCTGAGCCACCAAAGAAGCCTGCTTTCACAATGACAGAGTTCTTTATGGAATTTGATCGCATTCGTAAATTAGTTGCTGAAGGTGGCGTTCACAAAGTGGCGGTTAATGAAGG GTTGGTTCTGAG GACTCACCCTGTTTCTGTTCGAATAGGAATCTGA
- the LOC8279069 gene encoding fructose-1,6-bisphosphatase class 1 yields MQSSTIPIYSASLYPLKFHSLPPEFNLFPSKSSVPLGSCCYSRPKMASLGGFSVKSQMSTSASVDDNGFCTLIDYMGKGGIDVGDDLVVLFSHIQYASKKIAALVASPFNSALGKQSSIASGASGSDRDAPKPLDIVSNEIILASLRNSGKVAVMASEEDDAPIWINDDGPFVVVTDPLDGSRNIDASIPTGTIFGVYKRLVELDHLPQDEKAMLNSLQSGARLVAAGYVLYSSATILCSTFGSGTHAFTLDRSTGDFILTHPGIKIPSRGQIYSVNDARYFDWPEGLRQYIDTVRQGKGRYPKKYSARYICSLVADFHRTLMYGGVAMNPRDHLRLVYEANPLSFLAEQAGGRGSDGKHRILSMQPVKLHQRLPLFLGSPEDIEELESYGDVQQKVNPGYEV; encoded by the exons atgcaaTCATCTACAATTCCCATATACTCAGCTTCACTTTATCCACTAAAATTCCATTCATTACCCCCAGAATTCAATCTTTTTCCCTCAAAAAGTTCAGTTCCTCTTGGAAGCTGTTGCTATTCCAGGCCTAAAATGGCTTCTCTAGGTGGGTTTAGTGTAAAATCTCAAATGAGTACTTCTGCAAGTGTTGATGATAATGGGTTTTGTACGTTGATAGATTATATGGGTAAAGGAGGAATTGACGTGGGTGATGATTTAGTAGTGTTGTTTAGCCATATACAATATGCTTCCAAAAAGATTGCAGCTCTTGTAGCATCTCCTTTCAATTCTGCTCTTGGTAAGCAAAGTAGCATAGCTAGTGGTGCTAGTGGGTCAGACAGGGACGCACCGAAGCCACTTGATATTGTCTCG AATGAAATCATCTTGGCTTCTCTTAGAAATTCTGGAAAAGTGGCTGTCATGGCCTCAGAAGAAGATGATGCTCCAATATGGATAAATGATGATGGTCCTTTTGTGGTGGTAACAGATCCCCTTGATGGTTCTCGTAATATTGATGCATCTATTCCTACAGGAACAATTTTTGGGGTATATAAACGCCTTGTGGAACTGGATCATCTACCTCAGGACGAGAAGGCTATGCTAAATTCTCTGCAGAGTGGAGCTAGGCTTGTAGCTGCTGGTTATGTGCTATATTCATCGGCCACAATACTCTGCTCCACCTTTGGTTCTGGAACACATGCATTTACACTGGATCGTTCAACAGGAGATTTTATTCTCACCCACCCAGGAATTAAGATTCCTTCTCGAG GTCAAATCTATTCTGTAAATGATGCACGATATTTTGACTGGCCGGAAGGATTAAGGCAATATATCGACACTGTTAGACAAGGAAAAGGCAGATACCCTAAAAAGTACTCTGCCCGCTATATATGTTCACTTGTAGCTGATTTTCATCGAACATTGATGTATGGTGGAGTCGCGATGAACCCAAGGGACCACCTTCGCCTGGTATATGAGGCAAATCCTCTTAGTTTTCTTGCAGAGCAAGCTGGGGGCAGAGGTTCTGATGGGAAGCATAGGATTCTCTCAATGCAACCTGTTAAGTTACATCAGAGACTTCCTCTATTTCTAGGTAGTCCAGAGGATATAGAAGAGCTAGAGAGTTATGGAGACGTTCAACAGAAAGTAAATCCTGGTTATGAAGTTTGA
- the LOC8279068 gene encoding protein EXECUTER 1, chloroplastic translates to MASISPPTPHKLSFKKHKFLPRKRQFYPSSTSSSIYSTPSLCRCSTNASDDSSSSSIQWPWNAPFQGVIGSAMKKIESFFNNNDKKEEHSGNNREKDEISEEDNWDWDRWRKHFDEVDDQERIVTVLKSQLGHAVNREDYEDAARLKVAIAAAATNDVVGRVMSQLNRAVAEERYQDAALLRDNAGAGLVGWWSGMSEDEHDPYGLIIRITAEHGRFVARSYSPRQLATAAVGSPVFEIFLTKNKKGDFKQQAVYLKRKGLSQDPSTVSSKAPGAPSRMNPPGPTEEKSDLFVVSTEDTDDGDETEDGSDIAEGLPGFQNILRDMVPGVKVKVLKVTTSSKVDRDFISKVIEQIMDEEDEEEDTELQSVEAEDESSGESDQEKDEIEMDAVHGIIEDDGPSEISVKVVVGGLAQKFPGSVPSKESLRVPAKLEKKGRWSFSFSIEKDVNQQDPGAKGAASVDRKAKLQGQRSADSIMLDLAKFIGQEKIPMKVLKDVRDLINFTLSQAQNRQPLSGSTTFHRIETSASPDPLNGLYIGAHGLYTSEVIHLQRKFGQWQDDRGTKEPSNLEFYEYVEAVKLTGDPYVPAGQVAFRAKVGKRYQLPHRGIIPEEFGVIARYKGQGRLAEPGFQNPRWVDGELVVLDGKYIKGGPVVGFVYWAPEYHFLVFFNRLRLQ, encoded by the exons ATGGCTTCAATTTCACCTCCAACTCCTCACAAACTTTCCTTCAAAAAGCACAAATTTCTTCCGAGAAAAAGACAATTTTATCCTTCTTCTACTTCATCATCCATTTATTCTACTCCGTCCCTCTGTCGCTGCTCCACTAATGCCTCTGATGATAGTTCGTCATCTTCAATTCAGTGGCCATGGAACGCACCGTTTCAAGGTGTAATTGGAAGCGCAATGAAAAAGATTGAATCTTTCttcaataataatgataaaaaagagGAGCATAGTGGAAACAATAGAGAGAAAGATGAAATAAGTGAAGAAGATAATTGGGATTGGGATCGATGGAGAAAGCATTTTGATGAAGTTGATGACCAAGAGCGAATCGTCACCGTTCTAAAG TCACAGTTAGGTCATGCTGTGAATAGAGAGGATTATGAGGATGCGGCTAGGCTCAAGGTGGCAATTGCAGCTGCAGCTACAAATGATGTGGTTGGCAGAGTGATGTCACAGCTGAAT AGAGCGGTAGCAGAAGAGCGTTACCAGGATGCAGCTCTGTTGCGAGATAATGCTGGTGCTGGATTG GTGGGATGGTGGTCTGGCATGTCAGAAGATGAACATGATCCTTATGGTTTGATTATACGTATTACTGCAGAGCATGGAAGATTTGTGGCAAGGAGTTATAGTCCTAG acaGCTTGCCACAGCTGCAGTTGGTAGCCCTGTTTTTGAGATCTTTCTTACCAAGAATAAGAAAGGCGACTTCAAGCAGCAG GCTGTGTATTTAAAAAGGAAGGGACTTTCCCAAGACCCTTCAACAGTTTCCTCTAAAGCACCGGGTGCACCCAGCCGCATGAATCCACCAGGTCCAACTGAAGAAAAAAGCGATTTATTTGTGGTGAGCACTGAAGATACTGACGATGGTGATGAGACGGAAGATGGTTCTGATATCGCTGAGGGACTGCCTGGATTTCAGAATATCTTGCGAGATATGGTTCCTGGAGTAAAGGTCAAGGTTTTGAAAGTGACAACATCTTCAAAGGTAGACAGGGACTTCATATCTAAAGTGATAGAACAGATAATggatgaagaagatgaagaggAGGATACCGAATTACAAAGTGTAGAAGCAGAAGATGAAAGTAGTGGTGAAAGTGACCaagaaaaagatgagattGAAATGGATGCTGTTCATGGAATTATAGAGGACGATGGACCGAGTGAAATTTCAGTTAAAGTTGTTGTTGGAGGTCTTGCTCAGAAATTTCCGGGAAGTGTCCCTTCAAAAGAGTCGCTTAGAGTGCCTGCTAAGCTAGAGAAAAAGGGAAGGTggtcattttcattttcaatcgAGAAAGATGTCAATCAACAGGATCCTGGTGCCAAGGGAGCAGCCTCAGTGGATAGAAAAGCCAAGTTGCAAGGTCAACGCAGTGCAGATAGCATTATGTTGGATCTCGCCAAGTTCATTGGCCAGGAGAAGATACCCATGAAG GTACTCAAAGATGTCAGGGACTTGATAAATTTTACCCTCAGTCAGGCTCAAAACCGGCAACCACTTTCTGGATCAACAACTTTCCATCGGATTGAAACATCAGCATCACCAGATCCTCTAAATG GACTATATATTGGGGCACATGGGCTGTACACCTCAGAAGTCATACATCTGCAGCGTAAATTTGGTCAGTGGCAAGATGATCGTGGGACCAAGGAACCATCTAATCTAGAGTTCTATGAATATGTAGAAGCTGTAAAACTAACTGGAGATCCATATGTACCTGCCGGCCAG GTAGCCTTTCGTGCTAAGGTTGGAAAAAGATATCAGCTACCTCATAGAGGCATTATTCCTGAAGAATTTGGAGTG ATTGCTCGGTATAAAGGACAAGGAAGGCTGGCTGAGCCTGGTTTCCAGAATCCTCGATGGGTTGATGGTGAACTTGTTGTTCTTGATGGAAAG TACATCAAAGGCGGCCCTGTTGTGGGGTTTGTATACTGGGCTCCTGAATATCACTTCTTGGTGTTCTTCAATCGCCTGAGGCTTCAATAA
- the LOC8279066 gene encoding dynamin-related protein 3A isoform X1, protein MAEEPASPSHAAVAASQSQAAPLGSSVIPIVNKLQDIFAQLGSQSTIELPQVAVVGSQSSGKSSVLESLVGRDFLPRGNDICTRRPLVLQLLQTKRKADGSEEEWGEFLHLPGKRFFDFSDIRREIQAETAKEAGDNKGVSDKQIRLKIFSPNVLDITLVDLPGITKVPVGDQPSDIEARIRTMIMSYIKKPSCLILAVTPANSDLANSDALQIAGNADPDGYRTIGVITKLDIMDRGTDARNLLLGKVIPLRLGYVAVVNRSQEDIILNRSIKDALIAEEKFFRSCPVYNGLADRCGVPQLAKKLNQILVQHIKAILPGLKSRISSALCSLAKEHASYGEITESKAGQGALLLNILSKYSEAFSSMVEGKNEEMSTSELSGGARIHYIFQSIFVKSLEEVDPCEDLTDDDIRTAIQNATGPKSALFVPEVPFEVLIRRQIARLLDPSLQCARFIYDELIKISHRCLVNELQRFPVLRKRMDEVIGNFLRDGLEPSETMIGHIIEMEMDYINTSHPNFIGGSKAVETALQQIKSARAVSLPMRQKDGIELDKAPASERSVKSRAILARQVNGVMTDQGVRPVAEVEKVAPPPGSAGVSSWGISSIFGGSDNSRVSAKETAITKSHIEPVHNMDALEQSMSMIYLREPPTILRPSESHSEQESIEIAVTKLLLRSYYDIVRKNIEDSIPKAIMHFLVNHTKRELHNVFIKKLYRENLFEEMLQEPEEIAMKRKRTRETLRILQQAYKTLDELPLEAETVERGYSLGADPTGLPKIHGLPTSSLYSTSSGSSDYSASPKNPKSRKSSHSGELQSHFYVNADSNGGSRPYMPGLYPTVDL, encoded by the exons ATGGCAGAGGAACCAGCATCGCCGTCACATGCGGCGGTGGCGGCTTCACAGTCACAGGCTGCGCCGCTAGGTTCATCAGTGATTCCCATAGTGAACAAACTACAAGATATATTCGCACAGCTGGGAAGCCAGTCGACGATCGAGCTGCCGCAAGTGGCGGTGGTCGGAAGTCAGAGCAGCGGGAAATCAAGCGTGCTGGAATCTCTGGTCGGGAGAGATTTCTTGCCGCGTGGCAACGATATTTGTACGCGACGACCGCTTGTTTTGCAGCTATTgcaaactaagagaaaagctGATGGTAGTGAAGAAGAGTGGGGAGAGTTCTTGCATCTTCCTGGAAAACGGTTTTTTGATTTCTCTGATATCCGTAGAGAAATTCAA GCTGAGACTGCTAAAGAAGCTGGGGACAACAAAGGTGTCTCAGACAAGCAGATTCGTCTGAAGATTTTTTCACCAAATGTCCTTGATATCACACTTGTTGATTTACCTGGGATAACGAAGGTTCCTGTGGGCGATCAACCTTCTGATATTGAAGCACGAATTAGAACCATGATCATGTCATACATTAAGAAACCAAGCTGTCTGATTCTTGCTGTTACACCAGCAAATTCAGATTTAGCAAACTCAGATGCTCTTCAGATTGCAGGAAATGCTGATCCTGATG GTTATAGAACCATCGGTGTAATTACCAAG TTGGATATTATGGATAGAGGTACTGATGCTCGTAATCTGTTGCTTGGAAAAGTGATTCCTCTTCGACTTGGCTACGTTGCTGTTGTGAACCGCAGTCAAGAG GATATTATACTCAACCGGAGTATCAAGGATGCACTTATAGCAGAGGAGAAGTTCTTTCGCAGTTGTCCG GTCTATAATGGTCTAGCTGATCGGTGTGGTGTTCCTCAGTTGGCCAAGAAATTGAACCAG ATTCTGGTTCAACATATTAAAGCCATACTACCAGGGCTGAAGTCACGCATAAGTTCTGCACTGTGTTCCTTGGCAAAGGAACATGCAAGTTATGGAGAAATCACCGAATCCAAG GCTGGTCAGGGAGCGCTTCTCCTAAACATTCTTTCAAAATACTCGGAGG cATTTTCCTCAATGGTAGAGGGCAAAAATGAAGAGATGTCGACATCTGAGCTGTCTGGTGGAGCACGTATTCACTACATATTTCAATCTATTTTTGTGAAGAGCTTAGAG GAGGTTGATCCATGTGAGGACTTGACTGATGATGACATTCGAACTGCCATTCAGAATGCTACTGGTCCTAAATCTGCACTATTTGTACCGGAA GTGCCATTTGAAGTTCTTATTCGAAGGCAAATAGCCCGTTTGTTAGATCCAAGTCTCCAGTGTGCTAGGTTTATATatgatgaattaataaaa ATTAGCCACCGCTGCCTAGTCAATGAACTGCAAAGATTTCCTGTGCTAAGAAAGCGTATGGATGAAGTTATTGGAAACTTCTTGCGAGATGGTCTTGAACCATCAGAGACAATGATTGGCCACATTATCGAAATGGAG ATGGACTACATAAACACCTCACATCCAAATTTTATTGGTGGGAGTAAGGCTGTGGAGACTGCCCTGCAACAGATAAAGTCCGCTAGGGCTGTTTCTCTACCTATGCGgcagaag GATGGTATAGAGCTTGATAAGGCACCGGCATCAGAGAGGAGCGTCAAGTCCCGGGCTATTCTTGCCAGACAAGTAAATGGAGTGATGACTGACCAG GGAGTTCGTCCTGTGGCAGAAGTAGAAAAAGTTGCACCCCCgccag GGAGTGCAGGTGTTTCAAGTTGGGgtatttcatcaatttttggGGGGAGTGATAATTCCCGTGTGTCTGCTAAAGAGACTGCAATAACCAAGTCACATATTGAACCTGTTCACAACATGGATGCTTTAGAGCAAAGCATGTCTATGATCTATTTGAGAGAg CCTCCAACTATCTTGAGGCCCTCAGAAAGTCATTCAGAGCAAGAGTCTATTGAAATTGCAGTCACTAAATTGCTCTTGAGATCATATTACGACATTGTTCGGAAGAATATCGAGGACTCTATACCAAAAGCGATTATGCACTTTCTG GTGAACCACACAAAGCGTGAACTGCACAATGTCTTCATTAAAAAGCTTTACAG AGAGAACCTGTTTGAAGAAATGCTGCAGGAACCTGAGGAAATTGCCATGAAAAGAAAGCGGACCCGAGAAACACTCCGAATTCTTCAACAGgcttataag ACATTGGATGAATTGCCATTAGAGGCTGAAACAGTTGAAAGGGGGTACAGTTTGGGTGCTGATCCAACAGGATTACCAAAGATCCACGGACTTCCAACATCTTCATTATATTCTACCAGTAGTGGTTCCAGTGACTACTCAGCTTCTCCTAAGAATCCAAAGTCTCGCAAGTCATCTCACTCAGGGGAGCTACAATCTCATTTTTATGTTAACGCAGATTCTAATGGAGGTTCGCGGCCTTACATGCCAGGTCTCTATCCAACTGTTGATCTGTAA
- the LOC8279066 gene encoding dynamin-related protein 3A isoform X2, which produces MAEEPASPSHAAVAASQSQAAPLGSSVIPIVNKLQDIFAQLGSQSTIELPQVAVVGSQSSGKSSVLESLVGRDFLPRGNDICTRRPLVLQLLQTKRKADGSEEEWGEFLHLPGKRFFDFSDIRREIQAETAKEAGDNKGVSDKQIRLKIFSPNVLDITLVDLPGITKVPVGDQPSDIEARIRTMIMSYIKKPSCLILAVTPANSDLANSDALQIAGNADPDGYRTIGVITKLDIMDRGTDARNLLLGKVIPLRLGYVAVVNRSQEDIILNRSIKDALIAEEKFFRSCPVYNGLADRCGVPQLAKKLNQILVQHIKAILPGLKSRISSALCSLAKEHASYGEITESKAGQGALLLNILSKYSEAFSSMVEGKNEEMSTSELSGGARIHYIFQSIFVKSLEEVDPCEDLTDDDIRTAIQNATGPKSALFVPEVPFEVLIRRQIARLLDPSLQCARFIYDELIKISHRCLVNELQRFPVLRKRMDEVIGNFLRDGLEPSETMIGHIIEMEMDYINTSHPNFIGGSKAVETALQQIKSARAVSLPMRQKDGIELDKAPASERSVKSRAILARQVNGVMTDQGVRPVAEVEKVAPPPGVSSWGISSIFGGSDNSRVSAKETAITKSHIEPVHNMDALEQSMSMIYLREPPTILRPSESHSEQESIEIAVTKLLLRSYYDIVRKNIEDSIPKAIMHFLVNHTKRELHNVFIKKLYRENLFEEMLQEPEEIAMKRKRTRETLRILQQAYKTLDELPLEAETVERGYSLGADPTGLPKIHGLPTSSLYSTSSGSSDYSASPKNPKSRKSSHSGELQSHFYVNADSNGGSRPYMPGLYPTVDL; this is translated from the exons ATGGCAGAGGAACCAGCATCGCCGTCACATGCGGCGGTGGCGGCTTCACAGTCACAGGCTGCGCCGCTAGGTTCATCAGTGATTCCCATAGTGAACAAACTACAAGATATATTCGCACAGCTGGGAAGCCAGTCGACGATCGAGCTGCCGCAAGTGGCGGTGGTCGGAAGTCAGAGCAGCGGGAAATCAAGCGTGCTGGAATCTCTGGTCGGGAGAGATTTCTTGCCGCGTGGCAACGATATTTGTACGCGACGACCGCTTGTTTTGCAGCTATTgcaaactaagagaaaagctGATGGTAGTGAAGAAGAGTGGGGAGAGTTCTTGCATCTTCCTGGAAAACGGTTTTTTGATTTCTCTGATATCCGTAGAGAAATTCAA GCTGAGACTGCTAAAGAAGCTGGGGACAACAAAGGTGTCTCAGACAAGCAGATTCGTCTGAAGATTTTTTCACCAAATGTCCTTGATATCACACTTGTTGATTTACCTGGGATAACGAAGGTTCCTGTGGGCGATCAACCTTCTGATATTGAAGCACGAATTAGAACCATGATCATGTCATACATTAAGAAACCAAGCTGTCTGATTCTTGCTGTTACACCAGCAAATTCAGATTTAGCAAACTCAGATGCTCTTCAGATTGCAGGAAATGCTGATCCTGATG GTTATAGAACCATCGGTGTAATTACCAAG TTGGATATTATGGATAGAGGTACTGATGCTCGTAATCTGTTGCTTGGAAAAGTGATTCCTCTTCGACTTGGCTACGTTGCTGTTGTGAACCGCAGTCAAGAG GATATTATACTCAACCGGAGTATCAAGGATGCACTTATAGCAGAGGAGAAGTTCTTTCGCAGTTGTCCG GTCTATAATGGTCTAGCTGATCGGTGTGGTGTTCCTCAGTTGGCCAAGAAATTGAACCAG ATTCTGGTTCAACATATTAAAGCCATACTACCAGGGCTGAAGTCACGCATAAGTTCTGCACTGTGTTCCTTGGCAAAGGAACATGCAAGTTATGGAGAAATCACCGAATCCAAG GCTGGTCAGGGAGCGCTTCTCCTAAACATTCTTTCAAAATACTCGGAGG cATTTTCCTCAATGGTAGAGGGCAAAAATGAAGAGATGTCGACATCTGAGCTGTCTGGTGGAGCACGTATTCACTACATATTTCAATCTATTTTTGTGAAGAGCTTAGAG GAGGTTGATCCATGTGAGGACTTGACTGATGATGACATTCGAACTGCCATTCAGAATGCTACTGGTCCTAAATCTGCACTATTTGTACCGGAA GTGCCATTTGAAGTTCTTATTCGAAGGCAAATAGCCCGTTTGTTAGATCCAAGTCTCCAGTGTGCTAGGTTTATATatgatgaattaataaaa ATTAGCCACCGCTGCCTAGTCAATGAACTGCAAAGATTTCCTGTGCTAAGAAAGCGTATGGATGAAGTTATTGGAAACTTCTTGCGAGATGGTCTTGAACCATCAGAGACAATGATTGGCCACATTATCGAAATGGAG ATGGACTACATAAACACCTCACATCCAAATTTTATTGGTGGGAGTAAGGCTGTGGAGACTGCCCTGCAACAGATAAAGTCCGCTAGGGCTGTTTCTCTACCTATGCGgcagaag GATGGTATAGAGCTTGATAAGGCACCGGCATCAGAGAGGAGCGTCAAGTCCCGGGCTATTCTTGCCAGACAAGTAAATGGAGTGATGACTGACCAG GGAGTTCGTCCTGTGGCAGAAGTAGAAAAAGTTGCACCCCCgccag GTGTTTCAAGTTGGGgtatttcatcaatttttggGGGGAGTGATAATTCCCGTGTGTCTGCTAAAGAGACTGCAATAACCAAGTCACATATTGAACCTGTTCACAACATGGATGCTTTAGAGCAAAGCATGTCTATGATCTATTTGAGAGAg CCTCCAACTATCTTGAGGCCCTCAGAAAGTCATTCAGAGCAAGAGTCTATTGAAATTGCAGTCACTAAATTGCTCTTGAGATCATATTACGACATTGTTCGGAAGAATATCGAGGACTCTATACCAAAAGCGATTATGCACTTTCTG GTGAACCACACAAAGCGTGAACTGCACAATGTCTTCATTAAAAAGCTTTACAG AGAGAACCTGTTTGAAGAAATGCTGCAGGAACCTGAGGAAATTGCCATGAAAAGAAAGCGGACCCGAGAAACACTCCGAATTCTTCAACAGgcttataag ACATTGGATGAATTGCCATTAGAGGCTGAAACAGTTGAAAGGGGGTACAGTTTGGGTGCTGATCCAACAGGATTACCAAAGATCCACGGACTTCCAACATCTTCATTATATTCTACCAGTAGTGGTTCCAGTGACTACTCAGCTTCTCCTAAGAATCCAAAGTCTCGCAAGTCATCTCACTCAGGGGAGCTACAATCTCATTTTTATGTTAACGCAGATTCTAATGGAGGTTCGCGGCCTTACATGCCAGGTCTCTATCCAACTGTTGATCTGTAA